From Deltaproteobacteria bacterium, the proteins below share one genomic window:
- a CDS encoding alpha-ketoacid dehydrogenase subunit beta produces MPTITYSKAINQALEEEMRRDQDVILYGQDVAVWGGIFKVTEGLLEKFGSDRVFDTPISDNVLVGAGVGAATMGLRPVVELQFADFIFTAGDEVFFKAGMWRFMHGGAFNVPLVVRCPSGGSGFGPEHSACPEAFVMHAPGLLCAVPSTPEDAKGLLKAAIRSDNPVMYFEHKLLYAMRGEVPDGEYTTPFGKAVVRREGDAVTIVAWQEMLRRSLKAAEQLSKEGIEVEIVDPRTLNPFDKDTIIESVKKTGACLVVEEAYRTLGVGAEIGAILAEHALPYLDKPFKRLAIPDVPLPTAQQLVDHIVPSVDSIYKAVKDIVG; encoded by the coding sequence ATGCCAACGATAACCTACAGCAAAGCAATCAACCAAGCCCTTGAAGAAGAAATGCGCCGTGATCAAGATGTGATCCTCTACGGTCAAGACGTCGCCGTGTGGGGTGGAATCTTCAAAGTCACGGAAGGGCTATTGGAGAAGTTCGGGTCAGACCGGGTCTTTGATACGCCAATCTCTGATAACGTCCTGGTCGGTGCTGGAGTTGGGGCCGCGACGATGGGACTCCGACCAGTTGTCGAATTGCAATTTGCTGATTTTATTTTCACTGCTGGTGATGAAGTATTTTTCAAAGCGGGGATGTGGCGGTTTATGCACGGTGGCGCCTTTAACGTACCGCTTGTTGTTCGTTGCCCTTCCGGCGGGTCTGGTTTCGGACCAGAGCATTCTGCATGCCCTGAAGCGTTCGTCATGCACGCGCCTGGGTTGCTGTGTGCCGTGCCTTCGACCCCTGAAGATGCGAAAGGATTGCTGAAAGCTGCGATCCGTTCGGATAACCCGGTGATGTATTTTGAGCACAAGTTGCTCTATGCCATGCGCGGCGAAGTCCCGGACGGTGAGTACACCACGCCGTTTGGTAAAGCCGTCGTTCGCCGTGAGGGCGATGCCGTCACGATCGTTGCCTGGCAAGAGATGTTGCGACGATCGCTGAAAGCAGCAGAACAACTCAGCAAAGAAGGCATTGAAGTGGAGATCGTTGATCCGCGGACCCTCAATCCGTTCGACAAGGACACGATCATTGAGTCAGTGAAGAAGACTGGTGCATGCCTGGTGGTGGAAGAAGCCTATCGCACGCTTGGTGTCGGTGCAGAAATTGGGGCGATATTAGCCGAACATGCCCTCCCTTACCTCGATAAGCCGTTCAAACGACTGGCGATTCCCGACGTGCCGCTCCCGACAGCGCAGCAACTGGTCGATCATATCGTTCCTTCGGTTGATTCTATCTATAAGGCGGTAAAAGACATTGTCGGCTGA
- a CDS encoding four helix bundle protein — MKSFRDLRVWQAAIDSVEKICLLTRGFPKHEVYGLASQMQRAAVSIPSNIAEGQTRGYTKEYMHHVSIARSSLAELETQLEITLRLKYCSAE; from the coding sequence ATCAAGAGCTTTCGGGATTTGCGAGTTTGGCAGGCTGCGATCGATTCGGTGGAGAAAATTTGTCTACTGACCCGAGGATTCCCTAAGCATGAAGTATACGGCCTTGCCAGTCAAATGCAGCGTGCTGCAGTGTCAATTCCTTCAAATATCGCGGAGGGACAGACGCGAGGATATACGAAGGAATATATGCACCATGTCTCGATCGCTCGTTCTTCTCTGGCTGAACTTGAAACGCAACTTGAGATCACACTCCGACTCAAGTACTGCTCCGCAGAATAA